The window GGTTGCACATCAACGGATAAACATCCTTCCACCGCTTCATGAATGTTCTCCAACAATTCTTCCATTGTTTCGCCTTGTGTGGCGCATCCGGGGATTGCCGGGACTTCCGCCCAAAATCCACC of the Nitrospinota bacterium genome contains:
- a CDS encoding type II toxin-antitoxin system HicB family antitoxin, coding for MKLKIIIHKAEEGGFWAEVPAIPGCATQGETMEELLENIHEAVEGCLSVDVQPAELSEGDKILEIAL